One stretch of Thalassophryne amazonica chromosome 17, fThaAma1.1, whole genome shotgun sequence DNA includes these proteins:
- the slc20a1b gene encoding sodium-dependent phosphate transporter 1-B — protein MVSTTAAAITVAITASAATQAYLTEYTWLLVVGFIIAFILAFSVGANDVANSFGTAVGSGVVTLRQACILATVFETLGSVLLGAKVSETIRKGIIDVGMYNGSEQVLMAGSVSAMVGSAVWQLAASFLKLPISGTHCIVGATIGFSLVARGQQGVRWLELLRIVGSWFLSPLLSGIMSGIVFYFVRMFILHKKDPVPNGLKALPVFYAMTMGINLFSIMFTGAPTLGFDKIPWWGILLISLACSLLTAIVVWFVVCPYLKKKIQRDVKSSSPSESPLMDKKDLKEPHCPILKETSTPAANRTPTAELQAATEERRVAFDIEESDDDTRERKVAFDIGDSDDADNNGENEAPKQVQSDNQHANGSTNCPHQVHFNKLVQLNNKPAHMTNNGYNQYHTVHKDSGLYKDLLHKLHLARVGDCMGEGSDRPIRRNNSYTSYTMAIIGLHGDFRHKEAETRAAEDGAKGPGGQDRKRVRMDSYTSYCNAVAEHTTPEGLGAGDVIVEVGMEDAGSSQSSLDDERPDSDKPEVSVLFQFLQILTACFGSFAHGGNDVSNAIGPLVALWLVYESSSVTSNEQTPTWLLLYGGVGICAGLWVWGRRVIQTMGKDLTPITPSSGFSIELASALTVVVASNIGLPVSTTHCKVGSVVAVGWLRSRKAVDWRLFRNIFMAWFVTVPIAGLISAAVMAIFIYGILRI, from the exons ATGGTTTCTACAACTGCGGCTGCAATAACTGTGGCAATCACTGCAAGTGCAGCAACCCAGGCATACCTGACAGAGTACACGTGGCTTTTGGTTGTTGGCTTCATCATCGCGTTCATCTTAGCCTTTTCTGTTGGTGCCAATGATGTTGCCAACTCGTTTGGAACAGCTGTGGGTTCTGGAGTTGTTACGTTACGACAGGCCTGCATTCTGGCTACTGTGTTTGAGACGTTGGGCTCTGTGCTCCTTGGGGCTAAAGTGAGTGAAACCATTCGCAAGGGAATCATCGATGTTGGCATGTACAATGGCTCTGAGCAGGTGTTGATGGCTGGATCTGTCAGTGCTATGGTTG GTTCTGCGGTGTGGCAGCTGGCCGCCTCCTTCCTTAAACTCCCCATCTCTGGAACACACTGTATAGTTGGTGCTACGATTGGCTTCTCCTTGGTTGCCAGAGGCCAACAGGGAGTCAGGTGGTTGGAACTCCTTCGTATTG TTGGTTCCTGGTTCCTGAGTCCCCTATTGTCTGGTATAATGTCAGGCATTGTTTTCTACTTTGTGCGGATGTTTATCTTGCACAAG AAAGACCCGGTACCTAATGGGTTGAAGGCCCTGCCTGTCTTCTATGCGATGACAATGGGAATCAACCTGTTCTCCATCATGTTCACTGGAGCGCCAA CACTGGGATTTGACAAGATCCCCTGGTGGGGCATTCTACTCATCTCTTTGGCGTGTTCGCTGCTGACTGCAATAGTCGTCTGGTTTGTTGTCTGCCCATACCTCAAGAAGAAGATTCAAC GTGATGTCAAGTCTTCCAGCCCCTCTGAGAGCCCCCTGATGGACAAGAAAGATCTGAAAGAGCCCCATTGTCCAATCCTCAAAGAGACATCAACTCCTGCTGCCAATCGCACCCCTACTGCTGAGCTGCAGGCTGCCACTGAGGAGCGTAGGGTGGCATTTGACATCGAGGAGTCTGACGACGACACTAGAGAACGCAAAGTGGCCTTTGACATTGGAGATTCTGATGATGCCGACAACAATGGTGAAAATGAGG CACCCAAACAGGTTCAGTCAGACAACCAACATGCCAACGGCTCTACAAATTGTCCTCATCAAGTCCATTTCAACAAATTAGTACAGCTTAACAACAAGCCAGCGCATATGACAAATAATGGTTACAACCAGTACCACACAGTCCACAAGGACTCTGGCCTCTACAAAGACCTACTCCACAAGCTCCACCTGGCCAGGGTTGGTGACTGCATGGGTGAGGGAAGTGACCGGCCAATCCGCAGGAACAACAGCTACACCTCCTACACCATGGCTATCATCGGCTTGCATGGAGACTTCAGACATAAAGAAGCTGAGACTCGTGCTGCTGAGGATGGTGCCAAAGGTCCAGGGGGTCAGGACAGGAAGCGTGTGCGTATGGATAGTTACACCAGCTACTGCAATGCAGTGGCAGAGCACACGACTCCCGAGGGCCTTGGAGCAGGTGATGTGATAGTGGAAGTTGGGATGGAAGATGCCGGTAGTAGCCAAAGCTCTCTGGATGATGAGAGACCGGATTCAGACAAGCCTGAAGTTTCAGTTCTCTTCCAGTTTCTCCAAATTCTCACTGCATGCTTTGGATCCTTCGCTCATGGAGGAAACGATGTTAG TAATGCCATCGGACCATTGGTAGCCCTGTGGCTGGTTTACGAATCCAGTAGCGTGACCTCAAATGAGCAGACACCCACTTGGCTGCTCCTGTACGGAGGTGTTGGCATCTGTGCCGGGCTCTGGGTGTGGGGTCGCAGAGTTATCCAGACTATGGGCAAGGACCTTACACCCATCACTCCCTCAAG TGGTTTCAGCATTGAACTGGCCTCAGCCCTGACTGTGGTGGTTGCCTCGAACATTGGCCTCCCTGTTTCCACCACCCACTGCAAG GTGGGCTCTGTTGTGGCAGTTGGATGGCTGCGTTCTAGGAAGGCAGTTGACTGGCGTCTGTTCAGAAACATCTTCATGGCATGGTTTGTAACTGTGCCTATTGCTGGCCTGATTAGTGCTGCCGTAATGGCCATTTTCATCTACGGCATCCTGCGCATCTAA
- the pcyox1 gene encoding prenylcysteine oxidase 1, producing MSTMILRVLSLRTLLFLGLWHTGKRSLASAPEIQDQPRKIAVIGAGIGGTAAAYYLRQEFGIGVKIDVFESGTIGGRLATVKFGDDEYETGGSIIHPLNLHMKHFIDTLGIPQRKDVPSKIAIFDGKELTFEESDWFIVNFLRMLWRYGFNFLRMYMWVESILDKFMRIYQYQQYGYSFSSVESLLHAMGGKTFLTLMNQTLEEAMMKEGFSQIFINDIVAPITRVNYGQSVRINGFVGAVSLAGADSGLWAVDGGNKRMCSGLLYHSKSELIPARVTSISVKVRPSKTGSAATFYEVNYDGEFGSAHALYDIVVVATPLHQGMSDISFPGFYPPIPSHYPGRYHQTVSTLVYGLLNMSYLGTTQPASEFTVSDILTTDLKGSIINSLISLDPVHIPSGYKHLPASQTKIWKVFSPKTLSQEQLRRMFLSSHLVSETPWLAYPAYLSPHRKTPPFILHNRLYYVNAVEWAASAMEMSAISARNVALLAHHRWHNQVDKIDQEDLHMRLRGEL from the exons ATGTCAACCATGATTCTGAGAGTTTTGTCTCTGAGAACCCTGCTTTTTCTGGGGTTGTGGCACACTGGAAAGAGAAGTCTAGCCTCTGCTCCAGAGATCCAAGACCAGCCCAGGAAGATAG CTGTGATTGGAGCAGGCATTGGTGGCACAGCAGCAGCATATTATCTCAGGCAGGAGTTTGGAATCGGGGTGAAGATCGATGTTTTTGAATCTGGCACTATCGGTGGGCGACttgcaacagtgaagtttggagatgATGAGTATGAGACGGGAGGCTCTAtaatccatcctttgaacctacaTATGAAGCACTTTATCGATACACTAG GTATTCCCCAAAGGAAAGACGTTCCTTCTAAGATAGCAATCTTCGATGGGAAGGAGCTGACTTTTGAAGAGAGCGACTGGTTTATTGTGAATTTCCTGCGCATGCTCTGGAGATACGGGTTCAACTTTCTTCGGATGTACATGTGGGTGGAGAGCATTTTGGACAAGTTCATGAG GATCTACCAGTATCAGCAGTACGGTTACTCCTTCTCCAGTGTGGAGAGCCTCTTACATGCCATGGGCGGCAAGACTTTCCTAACCTTGATGAATCAGACCCTGGAGGAAGCCATGATGAAAGAAGGATTTTCACAGATCTTCATCAATGACATTGTTGCACCCATCACTCGTGTCAATTACGGCCAAAGTGTCCGCATCAATGGCTTTGTGG GTGCGGTGTCATTGGCAGGGGCAGATTCAGGCTTGTGGGCAGTGGACGGGGGCAATAAGAGAATGTGCTCAGGACTGCTATACCACAGCAAGAGCGAACTCATCCCAGCCAGAGTGACGTCCATTTCAGTCAAGGTTCGACCATCCAAGACAG GCAGCGCGGCCACTTTCTACGAGGTCAATTATGATGGAGAATTCGGCTCTGCACACGCTCTGTATGACATCGTGGTGGTAgcaacaccacttcatcagggaaTGTCTGACATCAGCTTCCCAGGCTTTTATCCACCAATCCCTTCTCACTACCCTGGACGCTACCACCAGACAGTCTCTACTCTGGTCTACGGCCTGCTTAACATGTCCTACCTCGGGACTACACAGCCGGCCTCAGAGTTCACCGTATCCGACATCCTCACCACAGACTTAAAGGGTTCCATCATCAACAGTCTGATCTCTCTTGATCCTGTTCACATCCCTTCAGGTTACAAGCACCTCCCAGCGAGTCAGACCAAAATCTGGAAGGTGTTCTCCCCAAAAACGCTCTCTCAGGAACAGCTGCGCCGCATGTTTTTGTCCTCACATTTGGTATCAGAGACTCCTTGGCTAGCTTACCCTGCTTACCTGTCACCACACAGGAAGACTCCGCCCTTTATCCTGCACAACCGGCTCTACTATGTCAATGCCGTGGAGTGGGCGGCTAGCGCCATGGAGATGAGCGCCATCTCTGCCAGGAACGTGGCCCTGCTGGCGCACCACCGCTGGCACAACCAAGTGGACAAGATTGACCAGGAAGACCTGCACATGCGTTTACGAGGGGAACTCTGA
- the fam136a gene encoding protein FAM136A yields the protein MAEAHQSHMQAVVEEMVQSLERDHIRKMQGRMFKCSAECCDRSTDSMSQVHQCIDRCHTPLAKAQGLVSSELEQFQDRLTRCTMHCNDKAKDLFNSGAKEPAVRALMDHCVGSCVDDHINLIPSMTRRLKENLDSIEQ from the exons ATGGCGGAGGCGCACCAGAGCCACATGCAGGCTGTAGTGGAAGAAATGGTTCAAAGTCTAGAGAGGGATCACATCCGGAAAATGcag GGCCGCATGTTCAAGTGCAGCGCAGAGTGCTGCGATCGCTCCACAGACTCCATGTCACAGGTGCACCAGTGCATTGACCGGTGCCACACTCCCTTGGCCAAGGCTCAGGGACTCGTCTCCTCGGAGCTGGAGCAGTTTCAG GATCGCCTGACCAGGTGCACAATGCACTGCAACGATAAGGCCAAAGACCTTTTTAACTCTGGTGCCAAGGAGCCAGCCGTGCGAGCTCTGATGGACCACTGCGTGGGCAGCTGCGTGGATGACCACATTAACCTGATCCCTAGCATGACCCGAAGACTCAAAGAGAACTTGGACTCTATAGAACAGTGA